The Neobacillus sp. OS1-2 genome includes a window with the following:
- a CDS encoding DHA2 family efflux MFS transporter permease subunit — protein sequence MDQTEKKHDRPPYGILAVLMIGAFISFLNNTLLNIALPSIMRDLNVEASTVQWLTTGFMLVNGILIPASAFLIQKFSVRHIFLGAMILFTAGTILAGFAHVFPLLLAGRMLQASGSAILMPLLMNVMLVSFPIEKRGAAMGVFGLILMFAPAIGPTLSGWIIEHYDWRMLFHFVTPIAIIVVLLGIFLLKDKKEKVDIRLDFLSLLLSSIGFGGILYGFSSAGSKGWDSPLVYGTIAIGIISLTVFIFRQLSQDEPLLNFRIYKYPMFALSSVITMSVNMALFSGMLLLPIYVQNLRGISPMDAGLMLMPGAILMALMSPITGKLFDKIGGRILAVTGLAIIVVTTYGFSQLTLHTTYTHLIILYSIRAFGMSMVMMPVSTNGLNQLPRRFYPHGTAMNNTLNQVAGAIGTALMVTIMSNRAESQGKVLGEEAMKHLTGKPTPAALAEMKQQIMMQATLNGINYSFLIASFIAAVALVLAFFIKRVKHAEDELKGGSTTTKTADKKVAAKLVEN from the coding sequence ATGGATCAAACCGAAAAAAAGCATGACCGTCCACCATACGGAATTTTAGCCGTATTGATGATCGGTGCCTTTATTTCATTTTTAAACAACACGTTATTAAACATTGCACTGCCTTCTATTATGAGGGACTTGAATGTAGAAGCATCCACGGTTCAGTGGCTTACTACAGGGTTTATGCTGGTAAATGGGATCTTGATCCCAGCAAGTGCGTTCCTCATTCAAAAATTTTCAGTACGGCATATCTTCTTAGGTGCCATGATTTTATTTACTGCAGGAACGATTCTCGCTGGTTTTGCCCATGTATTTCCACTCCTTTTAGCAGGGCGGATGCTGCAGGCTTCCGGGTCTGCCATTTTGATGCCGCTGTTAATGAATGTTATGTTAGTATCCTTCCCAATTGAAAAAAGGGGAGCGGCAATGGGTGTTTTCGGTCTGATATTAATGTTTGCACCAGCCATTGGGCCAACATTATCTGGCTGGATTATTGAGCATTATGATTGGAGAATGCTATTCCACTTTGTTACACCTATTGCTATTATTGTTGTCTTACTTGGTATTTTCTTACTTAAAGACAAAAAAGAGAAAGTGGATATCCGCCTTGATTTCTTGTCGCTTCTCCTTTCAAGTATTGGTTTTGGCGGTATCTTATATGGATTTAGTTCTGCCGGCAGTAAAGGCTGGGACAGCCCATTAGTGTATGGAACGATTGCCATAGGGATTATTTCGTTGACCGTATTTATTTTCCGTCAGTTAAGTCAAGATGAGCCATTATTAAATTTTAGGATCTATAAATACCCAATGTTTGCCTTGTCTTCTGTTATTACCATGTCAGTTAATATGGCTTTGTTTTCCGGAATGCTCTTGTTGCCTATTTATGTTCAAAACCTTCGCGGCATCTCGCCGATGGACGCAGGATTAATGCTAATGCCAGGGGCAATTTTGATGGCGTTGATGTCACCAATCACAGGTAAATTATTTGATAAAATTGGCGGACGAATTCTTGCTGTCACTGGATTAGCGATTATCGTCGTGACAACTTATGGGTTTAGTCAATTAACCCTTCATACAACATATACACACCTCATTATCTTATATTCAATACGGGCTTTTGGGATGTCAATGGTCATGATGCCTGTTTCAACAAACGGCCTAAATCAATTACCAAGACGGTTCTACCCACATGGTACAGCCATGAACAATACATTAAACCAAGTAGCAGGTGCTATTGGGACTGCCTTAATGGTGACCATTATGTCAAATCGTGCTGAGTCGCAGGGGAAAGTGCTTGGTGAGGAAGCAATGAAACATCTGACAGGAAAACCAACACCTGCTGCACTTGCCGAAATGAAACAACAGATCATGATGCAGGCAACATTGAACGGAATTAATTACTCGTTCCTAATCGCTAGCTTTATTGCTGCTGTAGCCCTCGTATTGGCATTCTTTATCAAACGTGTTAAACATGCAGAAGACGAATTAAAAGGTGGAAGCACCACAACAAAAACTGCCGATAAAAAAGTCGCTGCAAAACTAGTAGAGAACTAA